The following proteins are encoded in a genomic region of Triticum dicoccoides isolate Atlit2015 ecotype Zavitan chromosome 1B, WEW_v2.0, whole genome shotgun sequence:
- the LOC119349183 gene encoding protein RALF-like 33 — MATKAPAVAALLLLAAAALLLARGAEAGAGEVPLSWELGVEDVADDGFGFAGAGGDEAVARRVLQSGNGYISYGALRRDNVPCSLRGTSYYNCRPGGQANPYSRGCSAITRCRG, encoded by the coding sequence ATGGCAACGAAGGCCCCCGCCGTcgcggcgctcctcctcctcgccgccgccgccctcctgctCGCCCGCGGCGCCGAGGCCGGGGCCGGGGAGGTGCCGCTGAGCTGGGAGCTGGGCGTGGAGGACGTCGCCGACGACGGGTTCGGCTTCGCGGGCGCCGGCGGCGACGAGGCGGTGGCGCGGCGCGTGCTGCAGAGCGGCAACGGCTACATCAGCTACGGCGCGCTGCGGAGGGACAACGTGCCCTGCTCCCTGCGCGGCACCTCCTACTACAACTGCCGCCCCGGCGGCCAGGCCAACCCCTACTCCCGCGGCTGCTCCGCCATCACGCGCTGCCGCGGCTGA